The genomic stretch gtcgaggggggggggggggggccggAGTTCCGTTGGGTTATGTGTGCGCGATATACATATAGCAACTTTTTTCGGGGCTAAACTATGGAGAATATTCTTAATTAAGCTACAGCCCCTGGGGCGGTAAAATGTTTGGTAGGTGAAACATTCTCTTGGCTAGAGATTATTTTGTGAGGCGTTCGACATACTTTTCCCCAGCCCTAATATCCCTCGGCCCCTTATATGGGGCCCCTTATATGGGGACTATGGAGTGTCAAATACAGTCCAAAGAATGATCTGGAAATGCATTGAATGCCGTAAGTATCGAtgcgaatgtgtgtgtgtttcattCCCACCAATTCCAATCGGGCCTCTTCGCCTGAATGCTGTGCGGCCGAGTCTTACGTGAGCGCAGGCATTCCCTCGAAGCTCTGGACTTCTTCAGTCAATTTTCTTTGAGCAATCCCATTCGTGGCTCAGATCCGATATCTTCCAATTCCCTACTTAAGCCCAATACCCATTTTGTTCCCTGCGAAACATTCTAAAAATCATTGccaattatatatgtatttataaatgGCATTGCATTGAAAATTCAATCCCCAGGACAAAACCGAAAGTCAAactgcaaaatgcaaataaacaaaaagccaaaacacAAACGGGCCCACACAGAGATGGCAGACAAAAGACAAATTATTGTAGCTTTAGATTAAATGGACGCACATTAAagcagtcacacacacacacacacgcacacacacagggtggggggaggtgtgggtgtgggtgtggtaGTGGGTGCCACATATATAAATTAAGCAATAGCCTGAAACCGAAAAGGCGGcccgaacagcagcagaactGAAACTTTGTCAAGCTTTTTCTCCGCCTGAGTCTCCCCTTTGTGCGCTCCCCTTTTTCGGTGACGTGCATAAACTATTTGTGAGCACTGTGCATGGACtggggggggttggggggtggtAGGAAAATTCTAccgaaataaaataattaaacgTTTGTTGTCTCtcctctgactctgactccgtcCCTGGCTCCGTCCCTGGCTCCGTCCCTGCCTCCGTCCCTGGCTCCGTCCCTGGCTCCGGCGCTCTCCTTCAGTTGAGATGTTAACAAAATTTATAAGACAAATAAAttttagcagcagcagaaacggaAAAAAATAACACCCAAAGGCAGCAGATTTGTGGCTCGTTCATTCCGtctccctttccctttctctctctatccttCTCTGGGAgtaaaaataccaacaaaaaggGTCAAATTTGTGCGTCTGTCGTTTGCAGTgggtcctgtcctgtccggttctgtcctgtcctgtgaccagaaaattaatttaactGACACGTTTTTCATTCAGAAATGAAAAGTACATTttgtcataaataaaattctgaGCTGCATTTATCATGGAACGGGGGTTCGGTGGTTCGGGGGTTCGGGGGTTAGGGGGTTTGGAGGTGGCTTAGCAGGGAGAAGCACCCCTTCGGGTGGCTCAAAAAGGTCCACGTTGTAACTTTGTACCCCACAAAGGAATGtgcaaatttaataaatacgagtattatcTGCAAGCACTGTTTAAGGAAGTCTGACAGACTTCTGTGTTCTCTAGAGAGCAGTAGAACCCTCGGGTTCTAGTTATGCTCCAAAAACTGTTTACATTTCCACTAAAACTATCCAGATCTGCTGTCCCTAAAGGACTCTTGCCATGGCGGATGGTTTCTGTGAATGCATCCATTTTTCGGCTCCTGTTCAGCAGAGCAAACGCATCTCACGTGTGTGTGCTTCAAGTTGCAAATTTTCCATAAGAACACGCCCAAAAGGACATCGTTGTGCTCTGACAGTCTCGGGTTAAGTGAATCTAGGCGCTGCACTCCAAGGGCCAGCCAAGCAGACGCCGCCGCAGCTCCTCTCAGTTCTGTTCTTCTGAGTTCTTGCCCGACGACTGCCGCCGAGATGTGTGTCGCCCAGCCATGTGTGGGTGCCATGGGTGGTACCTTTTGCATAATGATAAGCCGAGTGACAGTCACCTCCTAGCTCAGGCACCTGTGCGTGGGCTTGTCTTTAGTTGCAGGACATTTTTACAAAAAAGTACCCAGTAATCGCAGAGACACCGGCGAGGATACCTTAGATAACTTGTTATAGAAATCAAGAATCAATACGAACAGATCATATTTGTGTCCATAATAGGGAAAGCAGAAGTCACCAAGTCTATGTAAGGGAGGGGTATCGTGTAGTCGATTATTTTGTGCCGTTTCTAACTTGATTTCTGAGATGCGCTCGAAAGTATGCAACTAATTTTGTgtttctctgctctgctttcaGGTACTGCAACTTACACTTTTTTACCAACACAGTCACACACTCTTACCctgaaaaacacacacacagacatactCAAGCAATAAAAGACTCCAATCAGATGTAACCGTAGAACTGTAGAGCTATAAAACTGtaaaaacccaaagaaaacaCGATCAAAATTCCTtaggaaacaaatcaaatcagcATTTACAAAGAATAAGTCTGTTCAAGAGAAATCAATTGAAAAGACATTGAGTCAaagagatatacatacatatttattttgtgctattgaaaggagaaaaaatacataagaggagcagcaaccacaaccacaacaacgaATAGATTACATGATAGTGCTAGTGCtagtgcttgtgcttgtgcttgtaaAACTGTTTGCCCTAACAGAGGAGAAGAGTCAGtgagccctgccctgcccgccCTGCCCGCCCAGCACGACGACGGACGACGGACGACGGCAAAGCCTTAACAGTCGCTCAGCAGAACGGAGGCAGCAaaatgttgccagcaacaacagcagcgccGAGTGACTCCAGCAACACAAACACgaacaactacaactacaacaacaaatacaaatacaaccACAAAGCGCCTTTTCAACGTCGCTGCTGTCACAGAAGCAAAATTACAACGATAACATAAGAAAGAGATAGCAACATAAAGagagcacagagagagaaatcaAACTTTCAGTTCACCGTTCGATTAAGCCGATTCGTTACCCCATCCCTCCATCCCGCCACCCCTTaccccttgccccttgcccctctTCCCCATCGTCTGTCCTCCTTGTCTGCAATcttctttgttgttgtctgtgcAGTGTTGGTGCGGGGGTGCCCCGTGTGGCGGTGTGCCGGAGTGCCTGCGTGCGTCGCCTGCCTGTGTGCCCTCTCAGGGgagaatttaattattttatttgcattaaGCGCGCGTTAtggcacaacagcagcagcagcagcaacaacaacaacaacaacacctaCAACATCCACACCaaaacaccaacagcaacaatcaactgcaacagcaacagcagcagctacaactacagctacagctacaagaacagcaagaacaacaacaacaacagctacagctacagcaatACAATAACAATTTCTACAGCCAAAACTATAAGTAAGTTTTAGAGTCACTGGCTGTCcacggtctctctctctatctcccactcgttctgtttctctgtgtctgtgtctgtgtctattTCTATGCCTATGACTGTTTGTTGTTCGTGTCTCGTGTCTCTGTTTATGTGTATTGTTCTTAAGCATGTGAAACCAAACCCCGCGCCCCTCCTCCCCACAGCTCTCGGGTgctttaaaatacaaattaaatcaaatacaAACATTTGCCATCGccggcccctgccccctgcccgcTCCACCCGCACCGCCACGTGCAATATTTgcaaagaaatatttgcagcaCCCATAAAGCTGTGCGCATGCCAAACTGTTGACAAATGCTTGCTTGTTCCTGTCAAACGTCTATGTTTGTATGCACATAGGAGTATGTTAAGCTCTAAAACTGTGAACAGCAGagtcttctgctgctgcgtaGCCGCTAACCGTGCACTTCGGGCTTCAGGCCAAACTTAAAACGCCTCTAAAATAATCCCCAAAAGCTATAGTTCTACTTACTGTACCCCTTAAATGTTTGTGAAATGCTAATCAATTTGTACCTATTCTTCGATGACATTTCGCTGGTTCTTTTTATATGCATAATAGCTAGataatatagaaatatatagaaaCTATTTACAtgcacatgtatgtacatatactctTGCCCATGAGAACTTTCTGTTTGGATCTTAAAATTTGGatcgtttaaaattaaagaaacAAATATCATCAATAAGTAACCAATTTGGAATCCGAATTAGATTTTTGCCAGTGATGGCATGGATTTTGTTTGATCGAAATGACGATTGATTTCTAATATTTTCCATGAGGTTCAGTAGAGGTCCCCTCTCTGCTTTTGTGGTAGCACCAAATTCTTTGCGCTCTGCGGCCACACTGGAACTTTGTGGTGTGTGCCATAATCTCACTTTAACCTTTCCGGCAATAAtcgttgtttatttttatcgtGTCCGAGTACTCGCCTGCCAGAAGCCAGCTGCATGCATTTTAATCGTCACCATACAAGATATCATCTGAATAAGTTGATCTGAATACTAGGCCCAAATCGGAGACGTAATTCAAAGGCGAAAACCAACCTCCAAACTATACACGCGTGCGTGTACGTGTGCGtgttcgtgtgcgtgtgcgtgtgcatgcGTGTGTGCCCTCCCTTATGCACTCACTCGAATGTAAACATGCTTGAGCCCCTGCTTGAGCACAAATCCATTGAGCGGCAGGCAAACGCAGGTACTCCCGCCCCCTGACCGCCTCGCGaccgagtacgagtacgaacGGACACGAACCGGAGCCCAGGCAAGGCGCCACACAGTGCATGTTAAACTGTTTGAGCCTCGGGGGAAAAACACGTGACGTGACTGTTCCTGTTTGTTCGCCTAAtgtttgttggtgttgttgttgttgttgttgtactgCCTGTGCCATCTGTTTGTTGTTCCAAtcgtgtgttgttgttgttgttgttgttgttgttctaaCTGCACCCAAAAATTACGGGGATTAAAACCCATACTCGAATCTGTGTCCACTTTCATGtacaattttgttttgtgttcttTCAGCATGGAGGAATACGAGCGACGGAAGCGACGAGAACGTGAGAAAATCGAACGGCAACAGGGGATACAGATCGATGATCGGGAGACGGCTCTGTTTAGCGAGCCGCGACGGCTGACGGAGGGCGATGCCGAGATCACGGCCGCCCTGGGGGAGTTCGGCGATGCGAGGGTCTACATCAATCAGTCAACGGTGGGGATTAGTCGGCACGCGCCCGGCGCCGGCAATCCGCGTCTGCAggcaccgccgccgcccaaAACCCTCGGCCATTCGCACTCACCCTcgtcctcctccgccgccggctccggctccggctcagCCCTGcccggccagagccagagccagcagcagcaacagaagcagcattaccagcagcaacagcagcagcagcgacctCCGGGCTATCTGAAGCAGGCGGACAACAAGCCGCCGTACAACGGACGCGGCGGCTACCCGGGGCAGCCCATGAAGAACGATATACCCTCGAGTAGTGGCATGGCCCCGCCCCGGGGACCGCCCagatctggctctggctccatcTCAAACTCCAACAGCAACTCGTCCAGCGCCACAAACAATGCCACCGGCGGAGCCGCCGGCACGACTCCCCTGGGTCCGCCCTTGTCCACGCAGATGCCCAATGGGCGGGAGAAATCGTTTCTGGGACCACCGGCGCCAGCGCTCCACAATGGCGCTGGGCTCTTTGTGCCTCCAGCGGCCAGCAAGCGGcccggcggcggcagtggcgccGGACTGCAGCCGCCCCCGCCAGAGGTGAGTCCATGAGATTAATGCCCCGAAAGGGACTGCTTTCTAACTGCTCCTATCCAATCTATCCCTTTCCACCCTCCACAGAAGGACATCACCAAGATGATCAGCGAGATGACGAACAGCTTTCGGGTGACGGCCCCTCTGACGTCGATAGCGGCCACTCCGCACGCCCCGACGCGAGAGAACTACAACCTGAACGGACCCAACACGAACAAGTATGCCTTTGGCCCGATCGGCTCGCCGCCCATCGGCTCCCAGCCCTCGTCCCTGATGGCCCCGCTGTTCGCCCCCATTGCGCCCATCGCCTCGCCCATTACCTCCCTGCTGACGACCCCGCCACACGCTAGTCAGGGATCCCTAGGCGGCGCGAGCCCCGTGGCGCCGCTGCAACAACTGCCGCCGACGCCGCCCAAGGCTGCGGCCGCTCTCTCCCCCACAGCAGCGGCCAAGCCGCTCAAGACGGAGAAGAACCATACGTTGGAGAAGCAGGATTCATGGTGAGACATGAGAGATTCCTTTCCTTTCGATTTCTAACCGTTCTTATCCGTTTTTGTCACAGCCTCGAGAACGATCTGGAGCTGTCCGAGTCGGAGGACGAGCAGCGCAAGAAGGAGAGGTGAGAGAGGCTCATGATGGATGCTCGTTGCAGATGCCATAGTAAATGCTCTTAAATATTCCAGCAGGTCGGCgggaaacagcagcaacagctccgaGTCGGATTCCAGCGAATCGGGCAGCGAGTCGAGCAGCAAGGGagaccaccagcagcagcaccaccatcacaaccatcaccaccagcagcagcagcaacaactgcagcagcagcagcagcaacagctcctccagcagaagcagcagcatcagcagatcctccagcagcagcagcgacaattGACGGCGAATGGCAGCAAGAAAAAGTACAGCCACTCGATCATTGCCGGAGGCGGAAGCACAATAAGTGGACTGCTGACGTCCAGTGGGTTCGGCAGCGGAGGCGCTGGCAATGGCGGATGCTCCACAGCGAGCTCTGGCGGGGGCGGAGGAGGCAGCGGGTCGGGCGGAGGATCGGGCAGCAGCTCGGGCATCGGGACcatgagcagcggcagctcctcGAACAAGACGCCCTCGCCCACGGAGAGCAACAAGTGGACGCTGAGTCGCTTCTTTCCGAAGCCGGCCAACCAGACCAGCTCTGAGAGCGTCTCGCCCGGGAATGTGAGCATGAAGGTGCCTGGCATCCTGCCAGGCGGCGCTCAGATCATACCCGAGTCGATTGAGGTGACCACGGCCATTGTGAAGAACGAGAAGATCCACGACGACCACATGGACATGGACGAggtcgaggaggaggacgaggatgaggagcaactgcagcagcagcagcagctgcgctACGGCGCCGGACTGAGTGTCACCCCCGTGGCGGTGGCCGTCAAGAAGGAAGCCCTGGACGGCGTGGGGGAGATGGGGGGTCTGCCGGCGATACCAAAAAACCAGATAAAACGGGAAGCGGAGGCCCTGCACTCCGCCGCTCGTCTATCGGACTCCGGGaccagtggcagcggcagcacctccagcagcagcagcagctcggaTAGTGCCCCCGGCGAGGTGGTGCCGATGCCGGGCCCCGGCGAGACGCTGCAGCTTCCGGGAGTGCCGGCTGCCATTACGACGGTGATGCGGGTGCACCCGACCCTGATGCAGAAGGCTCCGCCAAATAGTGTCACCCTCACGCCCATTCTGCCGCTCCCCGCCTCGCCCAAGCAGCGCCAGAAGAAGCCGCGCAAGAAGAAGCCCGCCACCAGCGCCCCCATTCTGGACTCCAGCGACGATGATGACCCGCCGGCTGCCAAGCATGCCCTAGAATTGtccgccgccgctgcagctgcggctcAGGCCCAGGCCACGGCCACTGTTCCGCCGCTGGCCGTGAAGAAGGGACGCGGCAGGCCtaggaagcagcagcagagtggcGGCAGTGGGAACCTGAGCAGTGCCTCGGCCGGCAGCAGCTCCCAGACGAAGGGACCCACGCTGACGGCCGCCAAGAAGCCGCTGGTCAAAGGCCCCGCCATGGCCAATTCGAGGAAACGAGACCATTCCAGTCAGAGCAGCTCCAACGGCAACACACCCACAAAGAAGCTAGCCATGGGcacgggcacaggcacaggcacaggcacggcCATGGCAGTGCCCATGACAGTGATACCATCCGGTCCGGCCAATGCCAGTGCGGTGgcagcggccagcagcagctccgacGAGGACAGCTCGTCGAGTACCGGTTCCACTGGCTCCAAGTcgagcagctcctccagcagcagcgacgacaCAGAGACCACCCAGAACATAAAGTGTCGGATCGTGAAACTGAACAAAACGGGAGCAGTGCCGCCCCTGGCCCGCTTGGGAGCTGTTGCTAgcgcgggtgcgggtgcgggtgcgggtgcagGGGCCAGTGGGAGCAGTTccccgagcagcagcagcagcgagccCGAGGATCATCTGGTCATGAGCACGGTCAGCGCCCTGCCTATGGCCCAGCAGTTGATGCAGCCGTACAAGCCGCGAGCCGTCAGCCAGCACAGCCAGCACAGTCAGCAGCTGAGCAGCTCCGAGTGCTCTTCGTCGAGCGGCAGCAGTACCAGCGgcgacgaggacgaggccAAGCGGGAGAAGGAGCGGGAGCGCAAGCGGAAGAGCGACAAGAACAAGATCAGCACGCTGACGCGCATCTTCAATCCCAAGGAGGGGGGCGCCAAGAAGCAAGGCCAGGTGGTGATC from Drosophila pseudoobscura strain MV-25-SWS-2005 chromosome 4, UCI_Dpse_MV25, whole genome shotgun sequence encodes the following:
- the lilli gene encoding AF4/FMR2 family member 4 isoform X2, with product MDIHMKKLTKPRMEEYERRKRREREKIERQQGIQIDDRETALFSEPRRLTEGDAEITAALGEFGDARVYINQSTVGISRHAPGAGNPRLQAPPPPKTLGHSHSPSSSSAAGSGSGSALPGQSQSQQQQQKQHYQQQQQQQRPPGYLKQADNKPPYNGRGGYPGQPMKNDIPSSSGMAPPRGPPRSGSGSISNSNSNSSSATNNATGGAAGTTPLGPPLSTQMPNGREKSFLGPPAPALHNGAGLFVPPAASKRPGGGSGAGLQPPPPEKDITKMISEMTNSFRVTAPLTSIAATPHAPTRENYNLNGPNTNKYAFGPIGSPPIGSQPSSLMAPLFAPIAPIASPITSLLTTPPHASQGSLGGASPVAPLQQLPPTPPKAAAALSPTAAAKPLKTEKNHTLEKQDSCLENDLELSESEDEQRKKESRSAGNSSNSSESDSSESGSESSSKGDHQQQHHHHNHHHQQQQQQLQQQQQQQLLQQKQQHQQILQQQQRQLTANGSKKKYSHSIIAGGGSTISGLLTSSGFGSGGAGNGGCSTASSGGGGGGSGSGGGSGSSSGIGTMSSGSSSNKTPSPTESNKWTLSRFFPKPANQTSSESVSPGNVSMKVPGILPGGAQIIPESIEVTTAIVKNEKIHDDHMDMDEVEEEDEDEEQLQQQQQLRYGAGLSVTPVAVAVKKEALDGVGEMGGLPAIPKNQIKREAEALHSAARLSDSGTSGSGSTSSSSSSSDSAPGEVVPMPGPGETLQLPGVPAAITTVMRVHPTLMQKAPPNSVTLTPILPLPASPKQRQKKPRKKKPATSAPILDSSDDDDPPAAKHALELSAAAAAAAQAQATATVPPLAVKKGRGRPRKQQQSGGSGNLSSASAGSSSQTKGPTLTAAKKPLVKGPAMANSRKRDHSSQSSSNGNTPTKKLAMGTGTGTGTGTAMAVPMTVIPSGPANASAVAAASSSSDEDSSSSTGSTGSKSSSSSSSSDDTETTQNIKCRIVKLNKTGAVPPLARLGAVASAGAGAGAGAGASGSSSPSSSSSEPEDHLVMSTVSALPMAQQLMQPYKPRAVSQHSQHSQQLSSSECSSSSGSSTSGDEDEAKREKERERKRKSDKNKISTLTRIFNPKEGGAKKQGQVVIMDQSEEQQQVKVGDSSSQPVPVQNAAIAKLRMTPTQQQQQQQLGAGLASPARTTTPHLTSLICKIDLSKLSRERIMRLKKLTPSQQNGHLTPKDLVTIQTQGQSQPVQVSAPHLTPNGYAGDGHGHGHGHGHGHGQGQVQGHLLPAKVKHEHPHPVKPEPELDAGYESKFKPGNVKQEFQLKQERDRERERERDRDRERERERERDREREREQPTGGRRRKRSSSSSSSPYKEKKRKKEKSDHLQISKDQLLPVPVLLPSNNHERISCHERLSFDKLQLLHEDAAAVAAAAAAVSAPNGSPSKKLLVMSPLPPPPTAVVVPPAVVAPSTCSEAVQTTPPSAAATATAATSTTGTSTAPPVPVTRLIYRSYFDREEEPHSDDHRKNNQFLVEAVNRKHAADSERDSFNQVTLYLEAVVYFLLTADSMERSSSEQATWTIYKDTLSLIKFISSKFRPYQQSTNGQHETHNKVAILSLRCQSLISLKLYKLRRTNCRTVINSLTEFFRTGRGDIVNGNTPSSISPSNSVGSQGSGSNTPPGKIVPQEIHTQLSKQNEYLTYVNSAHELWDQADRLVRTGNHIDFFRELDHENGPLTLHSTMPEVFRYVQAGLKTLRDAVSHPTQQTLHQSH
- the lilli gene encoding AF4/FMR2 family member 4 isoform X1, with protein sequence MAQQQQQQQQQQQQHLQHPHQNTNSNNQLQQQQQQLQLQLQLQEQQEQQQQQLQLQQYNNNFYSQNYNMEEYERRKRREREKIERQQGIQIDDRETALFSEPRRLTEGDAEITAALGEFGDARVYINQSTVGISRHAPGAGNPRLQAPPPPKTLGHSHSPSSSSAAGSGSGSALPGQSQSQQQQQKQHYQQQQQQQRPPGYLKQADNKPPYNGRGGYPGQPMKNDIPSSSGMAPPRGPPRSGSGSISNSNSNSSSATNNATGGAAGTTPLGPPLSTQMPNGREKSFLGPPAPALHNGAGLFVPPAASKRPGGGSGAGLQPPPPEKDITKMISEMTNSFRVTAPLTSIAATPHAPTRENYNLNGPNTNKYAFGPIGSPPIGSQPSSLMAPLFAPIAPIASPITSLLTTPPHASQGSLGGASPVAPLQQLPPTPPKAAAALSPTAAAKPLKTEKNHTLEKQDSCLENDLELSESEDEQRKKESRSAGNSSNSSESDSSESGSESSSKGDHQQQHHHHNHHHQQQQQQLQQQQQQQLLQQKQQHQQILQQQQRQLTANGSKKKYSHSIIAGGGSTISGLLTSSGFGSGGAGNGGCSTASSGGGGGGSGSGGGSGSSSGIGTMSSGSSSNKTPSPTESNKWTLSRFFPKPANQTSSESVSPGNVSMKVPGILPGGAQIIPESIEVTTAIVKNEKIHDDHMDMDEVEEEDEDEEQLQQQQQLRYGAGLSVTPVAVAVKKEALDGVGEMGGLPAIPKNQIKREAEALHSAARLSDSGTSGSGSTSSSSSSSDSAPGEVVPMPGPGETLQLPGVPAAITTVMRVHPTLMQKAPPNSVTLTPILPLPASPKQRQKKPRKKKPATSAPILDSSDDDDPPAAKHALELSAAAAAAAQAQATATVPPLAVKKGRGRPRKQQQSGGSGNLSSASAGSSSQTKGPTLTAAKKPLVKGPAMANSRKRDHSSQSSSNGNTPTKKLAMGTGTGTGTGTAMAVPMTVIPSGPANASAVAAASSSSDEDSSSSTGSTGSKSSSSSSSSDDTETTQNIKCRIVKLNKTGAVPPLARLGAVASAGAGAGAGAGASGSSSPSSSSSEPEDHLVMSTVSALPMAQQLMQPYKPRAVSQHSQHSQQLSSSECSSSSGSSTSGDEDEAKREKERERKRKSDKNKISTLTRIFNPKEGGAKKQGQVVIMDQSEEQQQVKVGDSSSQPVPVQNAAIAKLRMTPTQQQQQQQLGAGLASPARTTTPHLTSLICKIDLSKLSRERIMRLKKLTPSQQNGHLTPKDLVTIQTQGQSQPVQVSAPHLTPNGYAGDGHGHGHGHGHGHGQGQVQGHLLPAKVKHEHPHPVKPEPELDAGYESKFKPGNVKQEFQLKQERDRERERERDRDRERERERERDREREREQPTGGRRRKRSSSSSSSPYKEKKRKKEKSDHLQISKDQLLPVPVLLPSNNHERISCHERLSFDKLQLLHEDAAAVAAAAAAVSAPNGSPSKKLLVMSPLPPPPTAVVVPPAVVAPSTCSEAVQTTPPSAAATATAATSTTGTSTAPPVPVTRLIYRSYFDREEEPHSDDHRKNNQFLVEAVNRKHAADSERDSFNQVTLYLEAVVYFLLTADSMERSSSEQATWTIYKDTLSLIKFISSKFRPYQQSTNGQHETHNKVAILSLRCQSLISLKLYKLRRTNCRTVINSLTEFFRTGRGDIVNGNTPSSISPSNSVGSQGSGSNTPPGKIVPQEIHTQLSKQNEYLTYVNSAHELWDQADRLVRTGNHIDFFRELDHENGPLTLHSTMPEVFRYVQAGLKTLRDAVSHPTQQTLHQSH
- the lilli gene encoding AF4/FMR2 family member 4 isoform X3 yields the protein MDIHMKKLTKPRMEEYERRKRREREKIERQQGIQIDDRETALFSEPRRLTEGDAEITAALGEFGDARVYINQSTVGISRHAPGAGNPRLQAPPPPKTLGHSHSPSSSSAAGSGSGSALPGQSQSQQQQQKQHYQQQQQQQRPPGYLKQADNKPPYNGRGGYPGQPMKNDIPSSSGMAPPRGPPRSGSGSISNSNSNSSSATNNATGGAAGTTPLGPPLSTQMPNGREKSFLGPPAPALHNGAGLFVPPAASKRPGGGSGAGLQPPPPEKDITKMISEMTNSFRVTAPLTSIAATPHAPTRENYNLNGPNTNKYAFGPIGSPPIGSQPSSLMAPLFAPIAPIASPITSLLTTPPHASQGSLGGASPVAPLQQLPPTPPKAAAALSPTAAAKPLKTEKNHTLEKQDSCLENDLELSESEDEQRKKERSAGNSSNSSESDSSESGSESSSKGDHQQQHHHHNHHHQQQQQQLQQQQQQQLLQQKQQHQQILQQQQRQLTANGSKKKYSHSIIAGGGSTISGLLTSSGFGSGGAGNGGCSTASSGGGGGGSGSGGGSGSSSGIGTMSSGSSSNKTPSPTESNKWTLSRFFPKPANQTSSESVSPGNVSMKVPGILPGGAQIIPESIEVTTAIVKNEKIHDDHMDMDEVEEEDEDEEQLQQQQQLRYGAGLSVTPVAVAVKKEALDGVGEMGGLPAIPKNQIKREAEALHSAARLSDSGTSGSGSTSSSSSSSDSAPGEVVPMPGPGETLQLPGVPAAITTVMRVHPTLMQKAPPNSVTLTPILPLPASPKQRQKKPRKKKPATSAPILDSSDDDDPPAAKHALELSAAAAAAAQAQATATVPPLAVKKGRGRPRKQQQSGGSGNLSSASAGSSSQTKGPTLTAAKKPLVKGPAMANSRKRDHSSQSSSNGNTPTKKLAMGTGTGTGTGTAMAVPMTVIPSGPANASAVAAASSSSDEDSSSSTGSTGSKSSSSSSSSDDTETTQNIKCRIVKLNKTGAVPPLARLGAVASAGAGAGAGAGASGSSSPSSSSSEPEDHLVMSTVSALPMAQQLMQPYKPRAVSQHSQHSQQLSSSECSSSSGSSTSGDEDEAKREKERERKRKSDKNKISTLTRIFNPKEGGAKKQGQVVIMDQSEEQQQVKVGDSSSQPVPVQNAAIAKLRMTPTQQQQQQQLGAGLASPARTTTPHLTSLICKIDLSKLSRERIMRLKKLTPSQQNGHLTPKDLVTIQTQGQSQPVQVSAPHLTPNGYAGDGHGHGHGHGHGHGQGQVQGHLLPAKVKHEHPHPVKPEPELDAGYESKFKPGNVKQEFQLKQERDRERERERDRDRERERERERDREREREQPTGGRRRKRSSSSSSSPYKEKKRKKEKSDHLQISKDQLLPVPVLLPSNNHERISCHERLSFDKLQLLHEDAAAVAAAAAAVSAPNGSPSKKLLVMSPLPPPPTAVVVPPAVVAPSTCSEAVQTTPPSAAATATAATSTTGTSTAPPVPVTRLIYRSYFDREEEPHSDDHRKNNQFLVEAVNRKHAADSERDSFNQVTLYLEAVVYFLLTADSMERSSSEQATWTIYKDTLSLIKFISSKFRPYQQSTNGQHETHNKVAILSLRCQSLISLKLYKLRRTNCRTVINSLTEFFRTGRGDIVNGNTPSSISPSNSVGSQGSGSNTPPGKIVPQEIHTQLSKQNEYLTYVNSAHELWDQADRLVRTGNHIDFFRELDHENGPLTLHSTMPEVFRYVQAGLKTLRDAVSHPTQQTLHQSH